A genomic window from Coccinella septempunctata chromosome 9, icCocSept1.1, whole genome shotgun sequence includes:
- the LOC123320762 gene encoding uncharacterized protein LOC123320762 isoform X7, with translation MMAETVKKSRIVSEDNLEESLMEEFNMRLRNCLSQDPLENDAESPRQQEENLYENIETVKTTATITKTFIQTERTEEILNESKMSNGHATDLPHKTENIYENVQKTSSEYVDMESNVEKKETVKAEAIYEDLRTEDEPEVTKPSFTLLTAASMEAPDLKSAKDRMLLSTDDTSTLFFTQTVTSPMLTPSEENVDFLKGFRRESSANSSPKDSSRSEEAPAANPEVAADTEDVVEALEEAVEEIEAPPPAEKYVEQVQENIYENLETMDEQIYENVEELKAGTDCFNRLEDTSENTSEPASEEVQDVVSQIEQRNRTSDFGEDDDVTEISDVYSLDKQVSDSDSSNMVLDPSRPEDFARRNDRFGVIQDYINNERDYQEDAGREDLEPQKVGYDDAEVIEYIAMTEEPKRKAHVDPPKVTEEAKPQESGDYRQEDETDEAFYEARSPAQTRIVDEIVKNYVSTKSDAGVKNREKDTETVPAKIVQNLTSQFMKGGDEREDAAGKGKKHDVNQLKSVDIMRQINKFEQKDDTVESTQITETYVETTTAFDSDMAEKAMKKKKTKKSRKEEKENISVNETNLDSFYNVNVKSLCRSFGDLTKIDDKSRKSHPKKEYSLENRMKSSFSKFDALQKKNVLHIRSSDSTKAQEKFNGTAIDATLCKCCGKQAFQMEQIKAEKAVWHKNCFRCHECNKQLNVDTYESHEGTLYCKPHFKALFVPKAVDDTDEPPKQRKTEVIIRENQPVELPPDVVRASDKPDLGLEELQSLNVKERFQVFEQHQTSDNTIERTQVNVKRSPSILSKLAKFQSKGMDIGVTDESLNGIPIEESSSEEEEDIPDGEDAELVRAKRVQKEKPFHFTGMSDVKNKFEHGESNGRDERREERKQEIQSIRNKLFMGKQGKMKEAYQEAVMKSESTVNMKKEEIKVCDTKTIKERFEKGEIVQEGVREGKDEEEQEVYESEISKKSRSLFLQLDANASKAPQLSAVTPKLEVRKAREAFILKSASQDTVKCTEQIDDVTVETADIQQRFKFFETYREPEKERKQFRITPPREGQVKGSTPERELYHDPDIVRADEVIEDSVIAKETHTATKMLNKFRQMEENMSKEPQPQGLKPLKRFTPPPEPAREDRSSEEEGSESEEEEEDELDQIHSQKLEDEDLIEAKKAARAKQLKAKFERWEAKEIKKEQTSSITINEDEQSQIESTKLLRERFESMRESHTETNKQPKIKVNRFVELSNIMEYCEGCEKRVYPLEKISVHGRLFHKSCFKCKECNSILRMDSYTYNQGRLYCTPHFKRLFITKGNYDSAFGFEGHKEKWNSAVA, from the exons ATGGCTGAGACAGTGAAGAAATCGAGAATAGTAAGTGAGGATAACTTGGAAGAATCACTAATGGAAGAGTTCAATATGCGTCTTAGAAACTGCCTTAGCCAA GATCCGCTCGAAAACGACGCAGAATCACCGCGACAACAAGAAGAGAACCTCTACGAGAACATCGAGACCGTCAAAACCACGGCTACCATCACCAAGACCTTCATCCAGACTGAGAGGACCGAGGAGATCCTGAACGAGTCCAAGATGTCGAACGGCCACGCCACCGACCTACCACACAAGACCGAGAACATATACGAGAACGTCCAGAAAACGTCCTCCGAATACGTGGACATGGAGAGCAACGTCGAGAAGAAGGAGACGGTCAAGGCGGAGGCGATCTACGAGGATCTGAGGACTGAGGACGAACCGGAAGTGACGAAACCCAGTTTCACCCTCCTCACGGCGGCCTCAATGGAGGCGCCCGACCTGAAATCCGCCAAAGACCGCATGCTGCTCTCCACCGACGACACGTCCACGTTGTTCTTCACGCAGACCGTCACGTCGCCGATGCTGACGCCGTCCGAGGAGAACGTCGACTTCCTGAAGGGTTTCAGGAGGGAGTCGAGCGCCAACTCTTCCCCCAAAGACAGCAGTCGGAGCGAGGAGGCGCCCGCCGCCAACCCGGAGGTGGCGGCGGACACGGAAGATGTTGTTGAGGCGCTGGAGGAGGCGGTGGAGGAGATAGAGGCGCCGCCCCCTGCCGAGAAGTACGTGGAGCAGGTGCAGGAGAACATCTACGAGAACCTTGAGACGATGGACGAGCAGATCTACGAGAACGTGGAGGAACTGAAGGCGGGCACGGATTGTTTCAATAG ATTGGAAGACACGTCGGAGAACACGTCCGAACCGGCGTCCGAGGAGGTGCAAGACGTGGTCTCGCAGATCGAGCAACGCAACAGGACGTCGGACTTCGGCGAAGACGACGACGTCACCGAGATAAGCGACGTGTACTCCTTGGACAAGCAGGTGTCCGACTCGGACTCGTCCAACATGGTCCTGGACCCTTCCAGGCCGGAGGATTTCGCGAGGAGGAACGACAGGTTCGGCGTCATCCAGGACTACATAAACAACGAGAGGGATTACCAGGAGGACGCCGGCAGGGAGGATCTGGAGCCCCAGAAGGTCGGTTACGACGACGCTGAGGTCATAGAGTACATCGCGATGACCGAAGAGCCCAAACGGAAGGCTCACGTTGATCCTCCCAAGGTCACCGAGGAGGCTAAACCGCAGGAAAGTGGAGACTACCGTCAGGAGGACGAAACGGACGAGGCCTTCTACGAGGCCAGGTCTCCAGCCCAGACCAGGATAGTGGACGAGATTGTCAAGAACTACGTGTCGACCAAATCCGACGCCGGCGTCAAGAACCGCGAGAAGGACACGGAAACCGTGCCGGCCAAGATCGTCCAGAACCTAACCTCGCAGTTCATGAAGGGCGGCGACGAGAGGGAAGACGCCGCCGGGAAGGGCAAGAAACACGACGTTAACCAGCTGAAGTCGGTGGACATCATGAGGCAGATCAACAAGTTCGAACAGAAAGACGATACAGTGGAG AGCACCCAAATAACGGAAACTTACGTGGAAACGACCACTGCGTTCGACTCTGACATGGCCGAAAAAGcgatgaaaaagaaaaaaaccaaaaaatcgCGCaaggaagaaaaagaaaacaTTTCAGTT AATGAAACTAACCTGGATTCGTTTTATAACGTGAACGTTAAGAGTTTG TGTAGGAGTTTTGGAGATTTAACAAAAATCGATGATAAAAGTAGAAAATCGCATCCTAAAAAGGAATATTCACTAGAAAATAGGATG aaatcgagtttCAGCAAATTCGACGCTCTACAGAAGAAGAACGTTTTGCACATAAGAAGCAGCGATTCCACCAAAGCTCAGGAAAAATTCAAC GGAACGGCTATCGACGCAACACTCTGTAAGTGCTGTGGCAAACAAGCGTTTCAAATGGAACAGATCAAGGCGGAGAAGGCGGTCTGGCACAAGAACTGCTTCAGGTGCCACGAATGCAACAAACAGCTGAA CGTTGACACTTATGAAAGTCACGAAGGAACATTATACTGTAAACCCCATTTCAAGGCACTTTTTGTCCCAAAGGCTGTGGACGACACGGATGAACCAC CTAAACAGAGAAAAACAGAAGTAATAATACGTGAAAATCAGCCTGTAGAATTACCTCCAGACGTAGTTAGAG cGAGCGATAAACCAGATCTGGGTCTCGAAGAACTGCAGAGCCTCAATGTCAAAGAACGTTTCCAAGTCTTCGAACAGCACCAAACATCAGACAATACGATAGAACGTACCCAAGTTAACGTTAAGAGATCTCCTTCCATACTATCTAAGTTAGCCAA ATTTCAGTCCAAAGGGATGGACATAGGGGTGACCGACGAATCCCTGAACGGTATACCCATCGAGGAAAGCTCATCTGAAGAGGAAGAGGATATACCGGACGGAGAAGACGCGGAACTGGTGAGAGCGAAGAGGGTCCAAAAGGAGAAACCTTTCCATTTCACCGGAATGTCGGACGTGAAGAACAAGTTCGAACACGGCGAATCTAACGGGAGAGACGAGAGGAGGGAGGAGAGAAAACAGGAAATACAGTCGATTAGGAATAAATTGTTCATG GGTAAACAGGGTAAAATGAAGGAGGCGTATCAGGAGGCCGTCATGAAGTCCGAATCCACTGTTAATATGAAGAAGGAGGAGATCAAAGTTTGTGATACTAAGACGATAAAGGAGAGGTTCGAGAAGGGCGAGATCGTTCAGGAGGGCGTCAGGGAGGGCAAGGATGAAGAGGAGCAAGAGGTGTACGAGAGTG agattAGCAAAAAGTCAAGGTCTCTCTTCCTCCAACTAGACGCTAACGCATCGAAAGCTCCCCAACTATCGGCGGTAACCCCCAAGCTCGAAGTCAGAAAAGCGAGAGAG GCCTTTATACTGAAGTCCGCCTCTCAGGACACTGTCAAGTGTACAGAACAGATAGACGACGTTACCGTGGAAACGGCCGACATACAGCAGAGGTTTAAATTTTTCGAGACCTACAGAGAGCCGGAGAAAGAGAGAAAACAGTTCAGGATCACGCCCCCCAGAGAGGGGCAAGTCAag GGTTCCACTCCGGAAAGGGAATTATACCACGATCCAGACATAGTGAGAGCAGACGAAGTGATCGAGGATTCTGTCATAGCCAAGGAAACGCACACAGCTACGAAAATGTTGAACAAATTCAGACAAATGGAGGAAAACATGTCGAAGGAGCCACAACCTCAAG GCCTTAAACCCTTAAAAAGGTTCACACCCCCGCCAGAACCAGCCAGGGAAGACAGATCGAGTGAAGAAGAAGGCTCGGAAAGTGAGGAGGAGGAGGAAGACGAATTGGACCAAATTCACTCTCAAAAACTAGAAGACGAGGATCTCATCGAG GCAAAAAAGGCTGCCCGTGCCAAACAGCTGAAGGCCAAGTTCGAGAGGTGGGAAgcgaaagaaatcaaaaaagaaCAGACCAGCTCCATAACCATCAATGAAGACGAACAATCACAAATTGAGTCGACAAAATT ATTGAGGGAAAGATTCGAATCGATGAGGGAATCTCACACGGAAACAAATAAACAGCCAAAAATAAAAGTTAACAGATTTGTG GAATTATCCAACATCATGGAATATTGCGAGGGGTGTGAGAAGAGGGTATATCCACTGGAGAAGATTTCAGTACACGGCAGGCTTTTTCACAAATCTTGCTTTAAATGCAAAGAGTGCAATAGCATCTTGAG aaTGGATTCTTACACCTACAACCAAGGTAGGTTGTATTGTACTCCCCATTTCAAGAGGTTGTTCATCACGAAGGGAAACTACGATTCCGCATTCGGTTTCGAGGGGCACAAAGAAAAATGGAACTCCGCAGTAGCATAA
- the LOC123320762 gene encoding uncharacterized protein LOC123320762 isoform X5, whose protein sequence is MMAETVKKSRIVSEDNLEESLMEEFNMRLRNCLSQDPLENDAESPRQQEENLYENIETVKTTATITKTFIQTERTEEILNESKMSNGHATDLPHKTENIYENVQKTSSEYVDMESNVEKKETVKAEAIYEDLRTEDEPEVTKPSFTLLTAASMEAPDLKSAKDRMLLSTDDTSTLFFTQTVTSPMLTPSEENVDFLKGFRRESSANSSPKDSSRSEEAPAANPEVAADTEDVVEALEEAVEEIEAPPPAEKYVEQVQENIYENLETMDEQIYENVEELKAGTDCFNRLEDTSENTSEPASEEVQDVVSQIEQRNRTSDFGEDDDVTEISDVYSLDKQVSDSDSSNMVLDPSRPEDFARRNDRFGVIQDYINNERDYQEDAGREDLEPQKVGYDDAEVIEYIAMTEEPKRKAHVDPPKVTEEAKPQESGDYRQEDETDEAFYEARSPAQTRIVDEIVKNYVSTKSDAGVKNREKDTETVPAKIVQNLTSQFMKGGDEREDAAGKGKKHDVNQLKSVDIMRQINKFEQKDDTVESTQITETYVETTTAFDSDMAEKAMKKKKTKKSRKEEKENISVNETNLDSFYNVNVKSLCRSFGDLTKIDDKSRKSHPKKEYSLENRMRSKSLNSLTSSNHRHIDKSLSGVSVKALKSSFSKFDALQKKNVLHIRSSDSTKAQEKFNGTAIDATLCKCCGKQAFQMEQIKAEKAVWHKNCFRCHECNKQLNVDTYESHEGTLYCKPHFKALFVPKAVDDTDEPPKQRKTEVIIRENQPVELPPDVVRASDKPDLGLEELQSLNVKERFQVFEQHQTSDNTIERTQVNVKRSPSILSKLAKFQSKGMDIGVTDESLNGIPIEESSSEEEEDIPDGEDAELVRAKRVQKEKPFHFTGMSDVKNKFEHGESNGRDERREERKQEIQSIRNKLFMGKQGKMKEAYQEAVMKSESTVNMKKEEIKVCDTKTIKERFEKGEIVQEGVREGKDEEEQEVYESEISKKSRSLFLQLDANASKAPQLSAVTPKLEVRKAREAFILKSASQDTVKCTEQIDDVTVETADIQQRFKFFETYREPEKERKQFRITPPREGQVKGSTPERELYHDPDIVRADEVIEDSVIAKETHTATKMLNKFRQMEENMSKEPQPQGLKPLKRFTPPPEPAREDRSSEEEGSESEEEEEDELDQIHSQKLEDEDLIEAKKAARAKQLKAKFERWEAKEIKKEQTSSITINEDEQSQIESTKLLRERFESMRESHTETNKQPKIKVNRFVELSNIMEYCEGCEKRVYPLEKISVHGRLFHKSCFKCKECNSILRMDSYTYNQGRLYCTPHFKRLFITKGNYDSAFGFEGHKEKWNSAVA, encoded by the exons ATGGCTGAGACAGTGAAGAAATCGAGAATAGTAAGTGAGGATAACTTGGAAGAATCACTAATGGAAGAGTTCAATATGCGTCTTAGAAACTGCCTTAGCCAA GATCCGCTCGAAAACGACGCAGAATCACCGCGACAACAAGAAGAGAACCTCTACGAGAACATCGAGACCGTCAAAACCACGGCTACCATCACCAAGACCTTCATCCAGACTGAGAGGACCGAGGAGATCCTGAACGAGTCCAAGATGTCGAACGGCCACGCCACCGACCTACCACACAAGACCGAGAACATATACGAGAACGTCCAGAAAACGTCCTCCGAATACGTGGACATGGAGAGCAACGTCGAGAAGAAGGAGACGGTCAAGGCGGAGGCGATCTACGAGGATCTGAGGACTGAGGACGAACCGGAAGTGACGAAACCCAGTTTCACCCTCCTCACGGCGGCCTCAATGGAGGCGCCCGACCTGAAATCCGCCAAAGACCGCATGCTGCTCTCCACCGACGACACGTCCACGTTGTTCTTCACGCAGACCGTCACGTCGCCGATGCTGACGCCGTCCGAGGAGAACGTCGACTTCCTGAAGGGTTTCAGGAGGGAGTCGAGCGCCAACTCTTCCCCCAAAGACAGCAGTCGGAGCGAGGAGGCGCCCGCCGCCAACCCGGAGGTGGCGGCGGACACGGAAGATGTTGTTGAGGCGCTGGAGGAGGCGGTGGAGGAGATAGAGGCGCCGCCCCCTGCCGAGAAGTACGTGGAGCAGGTGCAGGAGAACATCTACGAGAACCTTGAGACGATGGACGAGCAGATCTACGAGAACGTGGAGGAACTGAAGGCGGGCACGGATTGTTTCAATAG ATTGGAAGACACGTCGGAGAACACGTCCGAACCGGCGTCCGAGGAGGTGCAAGACGTGGTCTCGCAGATCGAGCAACGCAACAGGACGTCGGACTTCGGCGAAGACGACGACGTCACCGAGATAAGCGACGTGTACTCCTTGGACAAGCAGGTGTCCGACTCGGACTCGTCCAACATGGTCCTGGACCCTTCCAGGCCGGAGGATTTCGCGAGGAGGAACGACAGGTTCGGCGTCATCCAGGACTACATAAACAACGAGAGGGATTACCAGGAGGACGCCGGCAGGGAGGATCTGGAGCCCCAGAAGGTCGGTTACGACGACGCTGAGGTCATAGAGTACATCGCGATGACCGAAGAGCCCAAACGGAAGGCTCACGTTGATCCTCCCAAGGTCACCGAGGAGGCTAAACCGCAGGAAAGTGGAGACTACCGTCAGGAGGACGAAACGGACGAGGCCTTCTACGAGGCCAGGTCTCCAGCCCAGACCAGGATAGTGGACGAGATTGTCAAGAACTACGTGTCGACCAAATCCGACGCCGGCGTCAAGAACCGCGAGAAGGACACGGAAACCGTGCCGGCCAAGATCGTCCAGAACCTAACCTCGCAGTTCATGAAGGGCGGCGACGAGAGGGAAGACGCCGCCGGGAAGGGCAAGAAACACGACGTTAACCAGCTGAAGTCGGTGGACATCATGAGGCAGATCAACAAGTTCGAACAGAAAGACGATACAGTGGAG AGCACCCAAATAACGGAAACTTACGTGGAAACGACCACTGCGTTCGACTCTGACATGGCCGAAAAAGcgatgaaaaagaaaaaaaccaaaaaatcgCGCaaggaagaaaaagaaaacaTTTCAGTT AATGAAACTAACCTGGATTCGTTTTATAACGTGAACGTTAAGAGTTTG TGTAGGAGTTTTGGAGATTTAACAAAAATCGATGATAAAAGTAGAAAATCGCATCCTAAAAAGGAATATTCACTAGAAAATAGGATG CGTTCAAAATCTCTGAACTCCCTAACATCATCAAATCACAGACATATCGATAAGAGTCTGTCTGGAGTTTCTGTGAAGGCGTTG aaatcgagtttCAGCAAATTCGACGCTCTACAGAAGAAGAACGTTTTGCACATAAGAAGCAGCGATTCCACCAAAGCTCAGGAAAAATTCAAC GGAACGGCTATCGACGCAACACTCTGTAAGTGCTGTGGCAAACAAGCGTTTCAAATGGAACAGATCAAGGCGGAGAAGGCGGTCTGGCACAAGAACTGCTTCAGGTGCCACGAATGCAACAAACAGCTGAA CGTTGACACTTATGAAAGTCACGAAGGAACATTATACTGTAAACCCCATTTCAAGGCACTTTTTGTCCCAAAGGCTGTGGACGACACGGATGAACCAC CTAAACAGAGAAAAACAGAAGTAATAATACGTGAAAATCAGCCTGTAGAATTACCTCCAGACGTAGTTAGAG cGAGCGATAAACCAGATCTGGGTCTCGAAGAACTGCAGAGCCTCAATGTCAAAGAACGTTTCCAAGTCTTCGAACAGCACCAAACATCAGACAATACGATAGAACGTACCCAAGTTAACGTTAAGAGATCTCCTTCCATACTATCTAAGTTAGCCAA ATTTCAGTCCAAAGGGATGGACATAGGGGTGACCGACGAATCCCTGAACGGTATACCCATCGAGGAAAGCTCATCTGAAGAGGAAGAGGATATACCGGACGGAGAAGACGCGGAACTGGTGAGAGCGAAGAGGGTCCAAAAGGAGAAACCTTTCCATTTCACCGGAATGTCGGACGTGAAGAACAAGTTCGAACACGGCGAATCTAACGGGAGAGACGAGAGGAGGGAGGAGAGAAAACAGGAAATACAGTCGATTAGGAATAAATTGTTCATG GGTAAACAGGGTAAAATGAAGGAGGCGTATCAGGAGGCCGTCATGAAGTCCGAATCCACTGTTAATATGAAGAAGGAGGAGATCAAAGTTTGTGATACTAAGACGATAAAGGAGAGGTTCGAGAAGGGCGAGATCGTTCAGGAGGGCGTCAGGGAGGGCAAGGATGAAGAGGAGCAAGAGGTGTACGAGAGTG agattAGCAAAAAGTCAAGGTCTCTCTTCCTCCAACTAGACGCTAACGCATCGAAAGCTCCCCAACTATCGGCGGTAACCCCCAAGCTCGAAGTCAGAAAAGCGAGAGAG GCCTTTATACTGAAGTCCGCCTCTCAGGACACTGTCAAGTGTACAGAACAGATAGACGACGTTACCGTGGAAACGGCCGACATACAGCAGAGGTTTAAATTTTTCGAGACCTACAGAGAGCCGGAGAAAGAGAGAAAACAGTTCAGGATCACGCCCCCCAGAGAGGGGCAAGTCAag GGTTCCACTCCGGAAAGGGAATTATACCACGATCCAGACATAGTGAGAGCAGACGAAGTGATCGAGGATTCTGTCATAGCCAAGGAAACGCACACAGCTACGAAAATGTTGAACAAATTCAGACAAATGGAGGAAAACATGTCGAAGGAGCCACAACCTCAAG GCCTTAAACCCTTAAAAAGGTTCACACCCCCGCCAGAACCAGCCAGGGAAGACAGATCGAGTGAAGAAGAAGGCTCGGAAAGTGAGGAGGAGGAGGAAGACGAATTGGACCAAATTCACTCTCAAAAACTAGAAGACGAGGATCTCATCGAG GCAAAAAAGGCTGCCCGTGCCAAACAGCTGAAGGCCAAGTTCGAGAGGTGGGAAgcgaaagaaatcaaaaaagaaCAGACCAGCTCCATAACCATCAATGAAGACGAACAATCACAAATTGAGTCGACAAAATT ATTGAGGGAAAGATTCGAATCGATGAGGGAATCTCACACGGAAACAAATAAACAGCCAAAAATAAAAGTTAACAGATTTGTG GAATTATCCAACATCATGGAATATTGCGAGGGGTGTGAGAAGAGGGTATATCCACTGGAGAAGATTTCAGTACACGGCAGGCTTTTTCACAAATCTTGCTTTAAATGCAAAGAGTGCAATAGCATCTTGAG aaTGGATTCTTACACCTACAACCAAGGTAGGTTGTATTGTACTCCCCATTTCAAGAGGTTGTTCATCACGAAGGGAAACTACGATTCCGCATTCGGTTTCGAGGGGCACAAAGAAAAATGGAACTCCGCAGTAGCATAA